TGGCAGATTTGCCGGAGGTCATGCTGGTTGTATAAGATTTGTGATCCATTGTCGTTGATTTTAGGCAAAGAAACATCAAAAAATGCCCTCGCTTAGGGGTCTAAATAGACATTTGAAGGGGCTGATCCGGACATCTATTTTAATTATTTTTGGTAGATGAAACACCTCAGTATCCTGGTCCCGGATGATCAAACCACGATGAGTACGGTCGCCTGCATCGTAGGTGCCTTCCAGGTATTTACGGAAGCGAATCGCGCTGCCAGACGAAACGCGTTTAAGGTAGAGCTGGTGAGCGCTGTTAAGGGCGCTGTACTCACGCAGGGAATGATGTCGGTCGTCAGCCATGTAGCGATCGATGAGGTGAAGAAAACCGACCTGGTGATCATTCCGGCATCGCTGGTCCGCAGTTATGATAAGGCGACCAAACATAACCGGTTGTTGATCGACTGGGTGGCCAGTCAGCACCACGCAGGCGCAGAAGTCGCCAGTATGTGTGCAGGCTGCTTCATGCTGGCTGCCACCGGTATATTGGAAGGTCGCATCTGCTCTACGCACTGGGCCTTGTCAGATGAGTTCCGGGAATTGTACCCTGATGTACAGCTGCAAACGGATAGGCTCATCACGGATGAAAATGGTATCTACACAAATGGCGGCGCCTATTCTTTCCTCAATTTGCTGATGTACCTGGTAGAGAAGTTCTACGACCGCTCCACCGCCCTGCATTGCGCCAAATATTTCCAGGTGGACATGGGCAGGGATATGCAGGCGGAGTTCTCGATATTCAGCGGCTACAAAAAACATACGGACGATCTGGTGCTGGACGCACAGCAATTCGTAGAACGTAACTACCAGGAAAAGATGTCGTTCGAGCAGTTGTCATCCACCTTGGGCACGAGCCGCCGCAATTTCGACAGGCGTTTTATAAAAGCGACAGGATTTAATCCTTTGGATTACCTCCAACGCGTAAGGGTAGAGGCAGCGAAAAAACAACTGGAGGCCACGCGTAAAACGGTGAATGAGGTCATGTATGAGGTGGGTTATAACGATCCCAGGGCCTTCCGCGAGGTGTTTAACCGTATTACCGGACTGTCGCCCCTGGAATACAAATTGAAGTACAACAAAGAAAACAGTTTGCTTTCCATATGAAGAAACAAGTGCTTTTTATACAGGGAGGGGGAGAAGACGGCTACAACGCCGATAAAACCCTGGTCGCAGCGCTTCAGCAGGCGTTGGGAGCAGACTATGAGGTTCAGTACCCGGAACTGGCTTCCGATGATCAGGCGGCCGATTTCGGCTGGCCTGCGCAGATCGGGAAATTGATAAAAGCCTTTGACCTGGTCGTGGCGCATTCACTCGGCGCGTCCATGTTGCTGAAATACTTGTCTGAAAACAAGGTCGAAACCGGCGCAAAGCAAGTATGGCTGATCGCAACGCCCTTCTGGACCGGCAGTGAGGACTGGAAACAAGGATTGAAACTCAGTACAGACTTCGCCACGCATCTTCCGAAGGATTATCGGATTCATTTTTACCACTGTAAAGATGATGACGAGGTGCCGTTTGATCACTTGTCGAAATACAGGCAGCGCCTGCCCTCAGCAACTTTTTGTGAAATAGAAACGGGCGGACATCAACTCGGCGAAAAAATCCGCCTGGTGGCAGATGGTATTAAAAAAGAGGCTGCCCGTCCGTAACGAGCAGCCTCTTTTCTCAATAGATGCGCCTATTTATTCCGCATCCTGTCCGCCAATATCTTCATATAAAAACCTCCCACCACACTTCTTGCCTTAAAGTTCTCGCGGATGCCGGTAATGGCATCGTAGAAGTCGTTCAGCGGCACGCGCGACGGGGTGGCGATGGCATGTTCGTATACGGGTGCCACCAGCTGGTCGAACTGTTCCCGCTGCGGTGCGAAAGTGGCCGTCCATAAGATCCAGTCGTTTTTGGTATACGTTTTCCGGCTGTCCAGGGGCAGGCCGAATCGCTGTTGTTTTGTGAGGTAGTAGTTGGTTTCGGTATCGTACACTTTCTGCGGGAATAGTTCCAGGTCGAGCACCTTGTCCCATACCAGGTTGTATTTCTGGCTCCAGGTGTTTTTGTTGTCGAACGTCAGGCTATAATGATCGCCGCCATCAGCCATCTCCATCCATTTAGGCACCATGCTCTCCGCGATCGCGCGGTACTTTTTCGCCACGTCGGGTTTGCCAGCCATTTCCGCCAGCTGTGCGTAACAGGCGATGCCTACGATGGCTTTAACTGATAGGTTGGCATTGCGGGCGAGGTGACCGGCAAAGTCGTCGGTACACAATTGCGTTTTAGGGTCCAGTCCCTCTTTCACGAGGTAATCGACCCAGGTGGTCAGTGTATTCCAGTGTAGCTTCGCATAATCGGCATTACCCTGTACTTTGGCAATGGCTGCGGTGAGAATGATCATATTGCCTGATTCTTCCACCGGCATGGGTTCTCCGTATGTTTGTCCGTTAGCGATCGGGTAGGTGCCAAGGTCGTGAGCCGCCCATGGGTGTGGGTATTTACCGCTTTCACTGAAGTAAAAGATGCCGTTCAGCATGCCCTGTAATAACTCGGGATTGTAAAGCAGGTATAGCGGGGCAGACGGATAAGTAACATCCACCGTGTTAATGAATCCACCGCTATTGTTTTCTTTTGAAAGCCACAGTACTTCGCCCTTCGGACTTTTCACCAGCGTATGTGCGGCAATGCTTTGGCGATAGGCCAGCGCGCAAAGGTGCGCATACTTGTCGCCCCCGGCTTTGAGTGCTTCCTCTTGCAATTCCTTATTGAAGGCAACACATCTTTCTGTCACTGATTTGTACTCCTTCGCCGCATCTGCCAGCTGGCCTTCGATCGTTTGTTTGTCATCATTATTCCACCAGGGGCGCAGATTCGTGTTGAAGTATTGAACGGAATAAATCTCGTCGTAGGCAAGCATCAGCTGGCGCTCAACCGGTTCCCTGCCCACTTTACTGATGGGAATAACGGTATTCAGCGACAACGATTTTCCATTTGTAATGGTGGATGCAGAAGCGCCTTTGGTAAAAGTACCCGCGGCATCAGGACCTTTGGTGATGTACTGCACCGCGCCTGACGCTTGCGGAGCGGCCACGTAGAAGTAACCCCAGTCGATGCGCATGTCATCTGCTCCCTTTTGGAGGATGGGTTGTTCCACAGTACCCACCTTTAAGATGGACAGGCCGCCATTGGCGTACTTACGCGCTGTTACCGGCTGCATCGGCTGGTGGACAGCGATGTTGGACGACGCGCCTAAGAATATTTTAACGTTGTGTGTTTTATCGTCGTTCGACTTCACATTGTACGTGATGTAGGAAACCGGGCGTGCAAGCAGCTTCATATCGTTCAGCAGCAACGGGGACGTGAAGGTCAGTTTCAGGTCTACATTGCCACAGGCAAAGTCATAGATCGTTTGGGTGGCCGTAAAGCGCACGTCTTTCTGTGTCGCTAAGTCAATTTTCTCCGTGTTGTCTTTCACTTTATCTACCAGGCCAAAGTCCAGGAACCTGCCGCCTGCGGTATTTTTCAGGTGGATGGCGATGATGTTTTGTCCTGTTTTAAGGTCGGATGTAGACAGCGGGTGATATTGAAAAGTGCTGGTCCAGCCCACTTTGTCGTACACCTGCTTACCGTTCAGGAATACCTCGATATTATCATCGTGGTTCAGTTTCAGGAACAGTTCGTTGATAGCAGAAAGGTTGCTTACATTAAATGTTCTTCTCACCCAGATATTGTTCGATTTCCAGCTGGTTTTAGCCGTTTTTGCATCGTCGCCGATCGGTGCCTGCCCGGATTTCCAGCTCGCATCGCTGAAGTTGGCGGCAGTCCAGTCGCCTGTTGGTTTAGCTTCCGTATAGCGAACGTTATACGCCGTTTCATCGGCCGCGCTCACAATGGTTTTATAGTTTATTTCGGCTTTACCCATGAAGCGGTAAATACGGCCGTCCACGTTAATCAGTCCCAGTAAAGAATGATCCGCGCCGGTCCAGTGTTGTGTAGTGGAGGCATTCAACTGGTCGGTGTGCGACCAGATGCTGAAATAGGTATTGTGTGTGATCAGGGGATAAGCCGGTGCCTGTCTTTCCTGTGCGTGGAGCTGCGTGCCTGCGAATAAACCCGCTATGGCCGCAAATGTTTTGATGATAACCAATCTCGTCATGTAAATATCTTTGTTCAAATAAAAGATCGGTAAAGTAAATAACAACCCATGGAACCGTTGTGCATTTTGTTTCATTTTTTGTTCAATCTGTTTCAACACCAACAAATACTGCGATTTCGTGCTCATTCCTACTATATTTACCGCTTACACTAACTGTACCGACGTCGATGGATAACCACCAACTTGCCACAAAACCGCATTATCTTATTTTGGACGGATTGCGTGGCGTGGCCGCTGTGATCGTAGTATGTTTTCACCTGTTCGAGCCACTTTCAACCGGTCATCTCGACCAGGTCATCAACCATGGCTACCTGGCGGTGGATTTCTTCTTCCTGTTGTCTGGATATGTGATCGGCTATGCATACGATGACCGCTGGCACAAACTCACTATCGGCGGCTTTCTCAGGCGTCGTTTCGAACGCCTTCAACCCCTGGTGATACTGGGTATGACGCTCGGTGCTATCGGTTTCTATTTCACTGATTCCGCGATATGGCCACTTATCCATACAGTTCCCGTATGGAAGTTGCTCGTCGTTATGCTCATCGGCTACACGATATTCCCCATCCCTTTATCGATGGACATTCGCGGCTGGCAGGAGATGCATCCGCTTAACAGTGTGGGCTGGTCTTTATTTTTCGAGTACATCGCCAATATTTTATACGCTATCGGCCTTAGAAAATTATCCAATAAAGCACTCTCCGTTTTCGTATTGATCGCTGCCGCCGTCCTTTTTCATTTCGTTCTTACCAATCCTAATGGCGACGTCACCGGCGGCTGGACGCTCAACTGGGAACATATGCGCGCCGGCATGACCCGCGTGATGTATCCTTTCTTTGCAGGCTTATTACTGTCACGCGTCGCGAAACCCACTTACATCAAGAACGCTTTCCTATGGGCGACGCTGCTGATCATCGCAGTGCTTTTCATGCCCCGTATCGGCGGCGCGGAACATCTTTGGCTGAATGGTTTATACGAAGCGATCTGTATCACCGTGGTTTTCCCCGCGATCGTGTACATCGGTGCGAGCGGTGTATTGCATCAACCCCGCGAACGCCAGGCGTGTAAGTTTTTGGGAGATATATCTTATCCGTTGTATATGGTGCATTATCCGCTGGTGTATTTCTATGTGGCCTGGGTGAGTAACAACAAAGG
This genomic interval from Chitinophaga horti contains the following:
- a CDS encoding glutaminase family protein, which codes for MTRLVIIKTFAAIAGLFAGTQLHAQERQAPAYPLITHNTYFSIWSHTDQLNASTTQHWTGADHSLLGLINVDGRIYRFMGKAEINYKTIVSAADETAYNVRYTEAKPTGDWTAANFSDASWKSGQAPIGDDAKTAKTSWKSNNIWVRRTFNVSNLSAINELFLKLNHDDNIEVFLNGKQVYDKVGWTSTFQYHPLSTSDLKTGQNIIAIHLKNTAGGRFLDFGLVDKVKDNTEKIDLATQKDVRFTATQTIYDFACGNVDLKLTFTSPLLLNDMKLLARPVSYITYNVKSNDDKTHNVKIFLGASSNIAVHQPMQPVTARKYANGGLSILKVGTVEQPILQKGADDMRIDWGYFYVAAPQASGAVQYITKGPDAAGTFTKGASASTITNGKSLSLNTVIPISKVGREPVERQLMLAYDEIYSVQYFNTNLRPWWNNDDKQTIEGQLADAAKEYKSVTERCVAFNKELQEEALKAGGDKYAHLCALAYRQSIAAHTLVKSPKGEVLWLSKENNSGGFINTVDVTYPSAPLYLLYNPELLQGMLNGIFYFSESGKYPHPWAAHDLGTYPIANGQTYGEPMPVEESGNMIILTAAIAKVQGNADYAKLHWNTLTTWVDYLVKEGLDPKTQLCTDDFAGHLARNANLSVKAIVGIACYAQLAEMAGKPDVAKKYRAIAESMVPKWMEMADGGDHYSLTFDNKNTWSQKYNLVWDKVLDLELFPQKVYDTETNYYLTKQQRFGLPLDSRKTYTKNDWILWTATFAPQREQFDQLVAPVYEHAIATPSRVPLNDFYDAITGIRENFKARSVVGGFYMKILADRMRNK
- a CDS encoding acyltransferase family protein, coding for MDGLRGVAAVIVVCFHLFEPLSTGHLDQVINHGYLAVDFFFLLSGYVIGYAYDDRWHKLTIGGFLRRRFERLQPLVILGMTLGAIGFYFTDSAIWPLIHTVPVWKLLVVMLIGYTIFPIPLSMDIRGWQEMHPLNSVGWSLFFEYIANILYAIGLRKLSNKALSVFVLIAAAVLFHFVLTNPNGDVTGGWTLNWEHMRAGMTRVMYPFFAGLLLSRVAKPTYIKNAFLWATLLIIAVLFMPRIGGAEHLWLNGLYEAICITVVFPAIVYIGASGVLHQPRERQACKFLGDISYPLYMVHYPLVYFYVAWVSNNKGVTIAEAWPYALATLVGSIILAYVSLKWFDEPVRKWLRRMS
- a CDS encoding GlxA family transcriptional regulator, whose product is MKHLSILVPDDQTTMSTVACIVGAFQVFTEANRAARRNAFKVELVSAVKGAVLTQGMMSVVSHVAIDEVKKTDLVIIPASLVRSYDKATKHNRLLIDWVASQHHAGAEVASMCAGCFMLAATGILEGRICSTHWALSDEFRELYPDVQLQTDRLITDENGIYTNGGAYSFLNLLMYLVEKFYDRSTALHCAKYFQVDMGRDMQAEFSIFSGYKKHTDDLVLDAQQFVERNYQEKMSFEQLSSTLGTSRRNFDRRFIKATGFNPLDYLQRVRVEAAKKQLEATRKTVNEVMYEVGYNDPRAFREVFNRITGLSPLEYKLKYNKENSLLSI